Proteins encoded within one genomic window of Solenopsis invicta isolate M01_SB chromosome 10, UNIL_Sinv_3.0, whole genome shotgun sequence:
- the LOC113003490 gene encoding uncharacterized protein LOC113003490 produces MSNPLEDLVQAQHDLYGLLARSYDNMMKSGAAKVTIGLLEARLQTLEGYWAKFMSRHEQLLLEYGKELAKHDYIKEDLMLKADIAYHTQKGQYLEDLSVMRGPENVPGVAAAAAVAVAAPVAAKLPRIAIPQFSGKYEDWPAFRDLFVSLVVINHAVTPVEKLHYLKTSLKGEAEQVARQLPTTGANFERTWRALIAHYENRRLLVRAYIARLLALPKMKGESASDLRKIYHCVHTTVGALEGIGRPLTQSDDLAVQLITELLDPVSRREWETELSKTTEPPSLEEILEFVSQRMRTLESLAPSKCDASSAKASSGSSRQRNSLQTSKPGSQRGRCFLCSKEHYLRQCETYLGKSAVERRQYVDASALCVNCLGKHKLTECPSRTSCLSCGARHHSSLHDAFTAVAAVTSHLARPQPTVPMAVLLATARVRVTDRHGVDHVARALVDQGSESSLVSESLAQRLRLPRSASSVEVYGVGGVRTGVTRGLVTLRVSPRDGGSPMSISAYVFPRLTLYDSGVRADPSVWSHLRGLTLADPDFLAADPVEILLGADVYASILQSGLRKGGRGQPAAQRTSLGWILSGPVGSAEPPARALTLQCRVDEELTSLVRGFWQQEELPASPSPLTPADQECEDVFRRSHRRREDGRHVVRLPVIEPLPDLATTRRAALRALTSMERRLARDDRLSELYVGFMRTYEDLGHMVRADAAPGGRTSYLPHHGVLREASSTTKLRVVFSGSTTTASGKSLNRSLLVGPNLLPPLADVLLKWRRHRYVLATDVEKMFRQILVHSEDHNLQRILWRCSTRDEVAEFCLTTVTYGLACAPFLAMRTLRQLADDEAESYPLGSRALREDAYMDDVLTGAPTKKEAIELRRQLTDLCMAGGFPLRKWSANESEILAEVPVEHRMQQELRDWRPHETHGTLGLRWHPATDEFSFAIPARSLTTVSKRTVLAFTARLFDPLGWLAPAVVRAKIAFQSTWLLGLGWDDPLDGAAERLWRSYEDELPLLESVRVPRMLETCPARGDAELHGFADASERAYAAVLYLRTGLGDSWRTCLVAARTKVAPIKPVTLPRLELCAAALLARLTSHVRSTLGLGQAPAHLWSDSTVALGWIRGHPTRWKTFVSNRVAEIQTQVADAQWHHVPGLDNPADCASRGLPPGELVAHPLWWRGPPWLRAESSSWPTAGPLPDDKDLPEERLQAHAVKAAPVPVEEPEELLRFSLLSRLLRVTAWCRRWWYRQRVPGAVFVEIEGNQVDVLTTPELEEARTIWIRRVQLEHYRSELVALQRSLPLPSSSSLSRLTPFCDSQGLLRVGGRLRHALLAYDERHPVLLPGGSHFTRLVVEACHLRALHGGVQTTMGVVRQRYWIPRGRAVIKRWLHRCVRCVRWRADVPQQLMGSLPRERVTPGRPFLDTGVDYAGPILLRATKGRGHRAYKAFVAVFVCLATRAVHLEAVSDYSADAFLAALRRFVSRRGLCRTLRSDCGTNFVGADAQLRAFFAASSPDLGRVVGQLASEQIQWRFNPPSAPHFGGIWEAAVKSLKHHLRRVLGDSTLTFEEMSTLLAQVEACLNSRPLQALSDDPEDLAALTPGHFLVGSALTAVPEPSLRELPVNRLTRWQLLQQMRDHFWERWSREYLHSLIHRPKWLKGVGDFSVGRLCLIRHENTPPARWPLARIVRVHRGEDGQIRVVTVRTAASEFTRPIVKLILLPVSENEASEETLD; encoded by the coding sequence ATGAGCAATCCATTAGAAGATCTGGTGCAGGCGCAGCATGATCTGTATGGGCTTCTGGCCCGCTCCTACGACAATATGATGAAGTCGGGAGCTGCCAAGGTCACGATCGGCTTATTGGAGGCTCGCCTCCAGACTCTGGAGGGTTACTGGGCGAAGTTCATGAGTCGACATGAACAACTCCTCCTGGAGTACGGCAAGGAGCTCGCGAAGCACGACTACATCAAGGAAGATCTGATGCTCAAGGCCGACATCGCCTACCACACGCAAAAGGGTCAGTACCTGGAGGACCTGAGTGTGATGCGTGGTCCCGAGAACGTTCCGGGcgtcgctgccgctgccgctgtcgCGGTCGCGGCACCTGTCGCGGCGAAGTTGCCGCGCATCGCAATCCCGCAGTTCTCCGGGAAGTACGAGGACTGGCCGGCTTTCCGCGACCTTTTTGTGTCTCTGGTCGTCATCAACCATGCGGTTACGCCAGTGGAGAAACTCCACTACTTAAAGACAAGCCTCAAGGGCGAGGCCGAGCAGGTGGCACGACAGCTTCCGACGACGGGCGCTAACTTTGAACGCACTTGGCGGGCGCTGATCGCCCATTATGAGAACAGGCGCCTCCTGGTGCGGGCTTACATCGCGCGACTGCTGGCGCTGCCTAAAATGAAGGGTGAGTCCGCGTCAGATTTACGTAAAATCTACCATTGCGTGCATACGACCGTCGGTGCTCTGGAGGGGATCGGACGGCCCTTAACGCAAAGTGACGACCTGGCCGTCCAGCTGATCACGGAGCTCCTCGATCCGGTATCGCGGCGCGAGTGGGAGACGGAGCTCAGTAAGACTACGGAGCCTCCGTCTCTCGAGGAGATCCTGGAGTTCGTCAGCCAGCGAATGCGAACTCTCGAATCGTTGGCGCCTTCCAAGTGCGATGCTAGCTCGGCGAAAGCTAGCTCGGGTTCGTCGAGGCAAAGGAACTCCTTACAGACGAGCAAACCGGGAAGCCAGCGAGGACGCTGCTTCTTGTGCAGTAAGGAGCACTACCTGCGTCAGTGCGAAACGTATCTCGGCAAGTCGGCCGTCGAGCGCAGGCAATACGTCGACGCGAGTGCATTGTGCGTGAACTGCCTTGGTAAGCACAAGCTTACCGAGTGCCCGTCGCGGACGTCTTGTTTGTCTTGCGGAGCGCGACATCATTCGTCCTTGCACGACGCCTTCACCGCAGTCGCGGCGGTGACGTCCCATCTCGCGAGGCCGCAGCCGACGGTCCCGATGGCCGTGCTGCTGGCTACCGCGCGCGTTCGAGTGACCGATCGCCACGGCGTCGATCACGTCGCGCGGGCATTGGTCGATCAAGGATCGGAGTCGTCGCTGGTGTCGGAGTCCCTGGCACAGCGTCTCCGATTGCCGCGTTCGGCGTCGTCAGTAGAAGTGTACGGAGTGGGGGGCGTGCGGACAGGCGTAACGCGCGGCCTTGTCACTCTGCGTGTCTCGCCTCGTGACGGCGGCTCACCGATGTCAATTTCGGCGTACGTCTTCCCGCGACTGACGCTATACGACAGCGGCGTGCGTGCAGACCCTAGCGTCTGGTCGCATCTCCGGGGACTGACTCTCGCTGACCCGGATTTCCTGGCCGCGGATCCGGTGGAGATCCTCCTCGGAGCCGACGTCTACGCGTCCATCCTCCAATCTGGGCTGAGGAAGGGTGGTCGCGGTCAACCTGCAGCGCAGAGGACTTCATTGGGATGGATACTCTCGGGGCCAGTCGGCTCTGCTGAGCCTCCCGCCCGAGCCCTCACCCTGCAGTGCAGAGTCGACGAGGAGCTCACCAGTCTAGTGAGGGGCTTCTGGCAGCAGGAGGAGCTGCCCGCCAGTCCCTCACCCCTCACCCCAGCTGACCAAGAGTGCGAGGATGTCTTTCGACGCTCACACCGCCGACGGGAGGACGGTCGCCACGTCGTGCGACTCCCGGTGATTGAGCCGCTGCCGGATTTAGCAACGACGAGGCGCGCGGCCTTGCGCGCCCTTACCAGTATGGAGAGGCGACTCGCTCGCGACGACCGATTGAGCGAATTGTACGTTGGGTTCATGCGAACCTACGAGGACCTCGGACACATGGTTCGCGCGGATGCTGCGCCTGGAGGTCGGACAAGTTACCTGCCTCACCACGGAGTCCTGCGGGAGGCAAGTTCTACTACCAAGTTGCGCGTAGTGTTCAGCGGGTCCACGACGACTGCGTCTGGCAAGTCGCTGAATCGGAGCCTGCTGGTGGGCCCGAATCTGCTGCCTCCTCTCGCCGACGTCCTGCTGAAATGGCGACGACATCGCTACGTCCTCGCCACGGACGTGGAAAAAATGTTTCGCCAGATCCTGGTCCACTCAGAGGACCACAATCTCCAGCGCATCCTTTGGCGGTGCAGCACCCGGGATGAGGTGGCGGAGTTCTGCTTGACGACCGTGACATACGGTCTAGCGTGTGCGCCTTTCCTGGCCATGCGCACTCTGCGCCAGCTGGCCGACGACGAGGCGGAGAGCTATCCCCTGGGATCCCGCGCTCTCCGCGAGGACGCCTACATGGATGACGTCCTGACGGGCGCACCGACCAAGAAGGAGGCTATCGAGCTCCGGCGACAGCTGACCGACTTGTGTATGGCGGGCGGCTTCCCCCTACGCAAGTGGTCCGCGAACGAGTCGGAGATCCTGGCGGAGGTCCCGGTGGAACATCGTATGCAGCAGGAGCTGCGAGACTGGAGGCCGCACGAGACGCACGGGACGCTGGGATTGCGGTGGCATCCCGCCACTGACGAATTCTCCTTCGCCATTCCGGCGAGATCATTGACGACGGTAAGCAAGCGGACGGTTCTCGCCTTTACAGCACGCCTGTTTGATCCTCTCGGCTGGCTGGCGCCGGCCGTGGTGAGGGCCAAGATCGCGTTCCAGTCGACTTGGTTGTTAGGCCTCGGGTGGGACGATCCTCTCGATGGAGCGGCCGAGCGACTCTGGCGCTCCTATGAGGACGAGCTACCGCTGCTGGAGAGCGTTCGAGTTCCAAGGATGCTGGAGACCTGTCCGGCGCGCGGCGACGCTGAACTTCACGGGTTTGCGGACGCCTCCGAGCGCGCCTACGCCGCCGTACTCTACTTGCGGACGGGACTCGGCGACTCCTGGAGGACCTGTCTGGTCGCCGCCCGGACGAAGGTGGCGCCTATCAAGCCAGTGACGTTGCCCCGGTTGGAGTTGTGCGCGGCTGCACTTCTGGCGAGGCTCACATCCCATGTTCGCTCCACTCTCGGCCTCGGGCAGGCGCCCGCACACCTGTGGTCGGATTCAACGGTCGCCCTGGGATGGATCCGCGGTCACCCGACGCGGTGGAAGACCTTTGTGTCAAACCGCGTCGCTGAGATCCAGACCCAGGTCGCTGACGCGCAGTGGCACCACGTGCCTGGCCTGGACAACCCGGCGGACTGTGCCTCCCGTGGACTTCCACCGGGAGAGCTGGTGGCGCATCCTCTCTGGTGGCGGGGTCCCCCATGGCTCCGGGCGGAGTCATCTTCATGGCCTACTGCCGGGCCGCTTCCGGACGACAAGGACTTGCCGGAGGAAAGACTTCAGGCGCACGCCGTCAAGGCTGCGCCTGTTCCAGTGGAGGAGCCTGAGGAGCTGCTACGGTTCTCGTTGCTGAGCCGACTGCTGCGAGTGACGGCATGGTGCCGACGCTGGTGGTATAGGCAGCGGGTTCCGGGAGCTGTTTTCGTGGAGATCGAGGGGAATCAGGTTGACGTGCTGACGACGCCCGAGCTGGAGGAGGCGAGGACGATCTGGATCCGGCGGGTCCAGCTTGAACACTACCGAAGCGAGCTAGTTGCCCTTCAGAGATCTCTTCCTCTTCCGTCTTCCAGTTCCCTCTCGCGCTTGACCCCCTTTTGCGATTCTCAGGGTCTTCTCCGAGTTGGTGGCCGATTGAGGCACGCGCTCCTCGCCTATGACGAGCGACACCCCGTGCTTCTTCCTGGCGGATCTCACTTCACCCGGTTGGTGGTGGAGGCATGTCACCTGCGAGCTCTGCACGGTGGAGTCCAGACGACGATGGGGGTGGTCCGCCAGCGCTACTGGATTCCTCGAGGACGAGCGGTGATTAAGCGTTGGTTGCACCGTTGTGTCAGGTGCGTGCGATGGCGGGCGGACGTTCCTCAGCAACTGATGGGCAGTCTTCCGCGGGAGCGGGTGACTCCAGGGAGGCCCTTCCTCGACACCGGTGTGGACTATGCCGGGCCGATCCTGCTCCGAGCGACCAAGGGGCGAGGACATCGAGCGTACAAGGCATTTGTCGCGGTCTTCGTGTGCCTTGCCACTCGGGCCGTTCACCTGGAGGCAGTGTCCGACTACTCCGCCGATGCCTTCTTGGCGGCCTTGCGTCGGTTCGTGTCCCGCCGGGGCCTCTGCCGGACCCTTCGAAGCGATTGCGGTACCAACTTCGTCGGCGCCGACGCCCAGTTAAGAGCTTTCTTTGCAGCGAGCAGTCCGGACTTAGGCCGAGTCGTCGGGCAGCTTGCGAGCGAGCAAATTCAGTGGCGGTTCAACCCGCCGTCGGCGCCGCACTTTGGCGGCATTTGGGAAGCCGCGGTCAAATCGCTTAAGCACCACCTGCGACGAGTGTTGGGTGACTCGACTCTGACATTCGAGGAAATGAGCACCCTCCTCGCCCAGGTGGAAGCTTGTTTAAACTCGCGCCCGCTCCAAGCCTTGTCCGACGATCCGGAGGATCTCGCTGCGCTCACGCCGGGACATTTTCTGGTGGGATCCGCGTTGACCGCCGTGCCGGAGCCCTCGCTGCGGGAGCTGCCTGTGAACCGACTCACACGATGGCAGCTTCTGCAGCAAATGCGGGATCATTTCTGGGAGAGATGGTCCCGCGAATACCTGCACTCCCTCATCCACCGACCGAAGTGGTTGAAGGGAGTCGGTGATTTTAGCGTCGGACGCTTATGTCTTATCAGGCATGAAAATACGCCGCCGGCGCGATGGCCACTTGCGCGCATCGTCAGAGTGCATCGCGGGGAAGACGGACAGATTCGCGTTGTCACTGTCCGTACCGCGGCCTCAGAATTTACTCGACCGATCGTAAAACTTATTTTGCTGCCGGTCAGCGAGAACGAGGCGAGCGAGGAGACCCTCGACTAG